CTTGGTAACCTGATTGTACCCGGTGACGGCGCTCCCACTATACAGATCGTGCCCGGTTCCGTCCCCGACGAGCTGGACTGGCGCGACTTCGGAGGAGTGAGCGCAGTGACCCCCGTCAAGGATCAGGGGAGCTGCGGAAGCTGCTGGGCCTTCGCCGCAGCAGGCACTGCCGAATCATCCTTCAAGTTCATCTACGGCACGGAGCTCGATCTCAGCGAACAGCACCTCGTCTCCAACGGGCGGATCTGCTGTACAAATTGCGGGGACTGCCAGGGGGGCTGGTCGGACAGCTGTTTCACATTCATGATCAATGGCGGTATCCTCGATGAGGCGGCGATGCCTTACACAGGGATCAGTGACGAATGCAGGTACTCGCGCGACTGGGAGGAACATGTCATCTATCCGATCGAAAGCTATTTCAAGATAGAGCCCGACTTCCCCGAGGTCTATATGCATGCTCTCTTCGAATATGGCCCTCTCGCTGTGGGGATATTCGCGGACGACCTCTTC
The nucleotide sequence above comes from Candidatus Latescibacterota bacterium. Encoded proteins:
- a CDS encoding C1 family peptidase; this translates as MRILAIALMILLPASVLSAQEARTTEGSRLENLVPDLPPELRLEQIRKYIRDNGLEWEAGLTSKALLPVEAKRRILGNLIVPGDGAPTIQIVPGSVPDELDWRDFGGVSAVTPVKDQGSCGSCWAFAAAGTAESSFKFIYGTELDLSEQHLVSNGRICCTNCGDCQGGWSDSCFTFMINGGILDEAAMPYTGISDECRYSRDWEEHVIYPIESYFKIEPDFPEVYMHALFEYGPLAVGIFADDLFLFYSEGVYSNPAPTGELNHVVVLVGWDEEGWIIKNSWGTDWGEAGYGHIAFGS